In Maylandia zebra isolate NMK-2024a linkage group LG12, Mzebra_GT3a, whole genome shotgun sequence, a single genomic region encodes these proteins:
- the ciz1b gene encoding cdkn1a interacting zinc finger protein 1b has translation MVKQPQRTDRCFIPTAGSALARVRFPVCAAQRRPPPPQQASETGSTESWPRCSSTATEEERGADGPSQPGGVGLEGGSEESDSKRARMEDDAAPPSRVPGSCAPAADVPPPGQQGAAEDSEDSRVAELQGVGSLKVTIQQSSESREFGQTDRTAERQTGGLHCHVCDLTCRSLLLFQEHMAGPEHVKKLQEITHCIHLNTHTPQDRGRRRESQRWCDTCQTHFSGDVIIHRRTKRHKMCKQLCRPFCPVCGRHFRTPRKFVEHMKSSEHKQQVLLEEAQEEELITVDAVGCFEEEGEEEEEGAVVEEEVDVADEEEDAATKEKVAEEEEDKRRAEYDPSTACGSSFVVPVCGFMCRLCKKFFYSEAAARHAHCRTRTHYLHLQRHRAQRRRRRGQRDKDRSAPP, from the exons ATGGTCAAacagccacagaggacagaCAG GTGTTTTATACCCACTGCAGGAAGTGCATTGGCGAGGGTTCGATTCCCTGTCTGTGCTGCTCAGAGGAGGCCGCCTCCACCCCAGCAG gcgtcagaaacaggaagtactgAGAGCTGGCCACGCTGCAGCTCCACCGCCACAGAAGAAGAGAGGGGTGCTGATGGGCCGAGCCAGCCTGGAGGCGTGGGGTTGGAGGGAGGATCAGAAGAATCGGATTCAAAGCGAGCAAG GATGGAGGACGACGCTGCTCCGCCCAGCAGAGTCCCCGGGTCATGTGCTCCAGCGGCAG ATGTTCCTCCTCccggccagcagggggcagcagagGACAGCGAGGACAGCAGAGTGGCCGAG CTGCAGGGCGTGGGGTCACTGAAGGTCACCATCCAGCAGAGCAGCGAGAGCCGAGAGTTTGGACAGACGGACAGGACGGCCGAGAGACAGACGGGCGGACTCCACTGTCACGTCTGTGACCTCACGTGTCGCTCTCTCCTG CTGTTTCAGGAGCACATGGCAGGACCTGAACACGTGAAGAAGCTGCAGGAGATCACACACTGCATCcacctcaacacacacacaccgcaggacag ggggcgccgCCGTGAGTCGCAGCGCTGGTGTGACACCTGTCAGACTCACTTCAGCGGTGATGTCATCATTCATCGGCGGACCAAACGACACAAG ATGTGCAAGCAGCTTTGCCGGCCCTTCTGTCCGGTGTGCGGACGTCACTTCAGGACGCCCAGGAAGTTTGTGGAGCACATGAAGTCATCGGAACATAAACAGCAG GTGCTCCTGGAGGAGGCTCAGGAGGAGGAGCTCATCACTGTGGATGCTGTCGGCTGCTtcgaggaggagggggaggaagaggaggagggggcggTGGTGGAGgaagaagtggatgtagctgacGAGGAAGAGGATGCAGCAACAAAGGAAAAG GtggctgaggaagaggaggacaagCGGCGAGCAGAGTATGACCCCAGCACGGCGTGCG GAAGCAGTTTTGTGGTTCCTGTTTGTGGCTTCATGTGTCGACTCTGCAAAAAGTTTTTctacagtgaagctgcagctcGACACGCACACTGCAGGACACGCACACACTACCTCCACTTGCAG agaCACCGTGCTcagaggaggaggcggcgaggacaGAGGGACAAGGACCGATCTGCTCCACCCTGA